CTCGGCGGGACGCTGGCCATTTTCAGGTATTCCAAGTTAGCTATACATCCTCATCAGCTGTTCGAGGAAGGGAGATCAACACAATGACCAGGTACTCAATTAGgcagtaataaatatatagtagcTTACACATCTCAGAGGAAAATACCGCAATAAAACAATCAGCAATCAAAGACAAACCCACCACCAAAGGAAATTATGACACAGAAAcccccaaaaagaaagaaaaaaccacCTCAGCTCTTCGATTTGGAATGCTTTACAAGCCAATCAATTACTGAATCAATGTTTGTTGAGTTCTTGCACGAGATCATGAAGCAACAAACTTCTCTATCAGTAATTGACTTGAGATCCCTGCAAAGCACAATGCAATTTTTAGTACTGAAACTATATGTTCTTCCTCATTTAGCGAAAACTAATATATGGAAATTGTATCATCTCAACATTAACCCCAAAAGTGGCTCATCTTGGAATATTGCTTGAGAAAGTTCCCATCGCAAAGTAAATGTCTTACATTTGATTAGTCAAAGCCTGCTTAGACAGAGCTCCCGGCTTGTCAATCTTGTTTCCCAGCACTAGCAACGGGATACCACTAAGTGAGGATTTGCTCAGCAAATCATGGAGCTCACTTCTTGAGATACTCACGTTGTCTGGATCAGCAGCATCAACAACATAGCTGCAGAAACAATCAGGTTATAGCAACTTGTAAACTTCGAAGTCATGACAAAATTAAGAACTAACACCACTGGTCTATTACTTATTCAATCAAAAAGGCATTAAAAGTACTTATTTGACCagagatttattaaaaaacatgGTTCATGATCAATGAACATTTTCCTGGAGATAAATTTTAGATTACACAAGCAAAGTCTCAAATGCAACTTTACGAAATAACACAAGGCATTATAGCCAACATCTGTTGGTGGAAGTATATAATGACAAGCAAACCAAACGGAATATTTGGATTTCTGAACCTGTAGAGACTCTGCTAAACAATACTGTTAAACCTcagaattttttaaagttttcttGTGTCTTCCATGTAATTGCACCCATCCCATCTCATGCTTAAAGAACTAATTGGATATCACGGGACTATCAATCCTATACTAACGTAGACTAGTGAAGACAAAAACTCATACACAACAATTTGTGAAAC
This genomic interval from Carya illinoinensis cultivar Pawnee chromosome 2, C.illinoinensisPawnee_v1, whole genome shotgun sequence contains the following:
- the LOC122295891 gene encoding ADP-ribosylation factor-like protein 8a, encoding MGLWEAFLNWLRSLFFKQEMELSLIGLQNAGKTSLVNVVATGGYSEDMIPTVGFNMRKVTKGNVTIKLWDLGGQPRFRSMWERYCRAVSAIVYVVDAADPDNVSISRSELHDLLSKSSLSGIPLLVLGNKIDKPGALSKQALTNQMDLKSITDREVCCFMISCKNSTNIDSVIDWLVKHSKSKS